A window of Acetonema longum DSM 6540 genomic DNA:
CGGATTCATCTCGCCCAAACCTTTGTAGCGCTGCACACTGATGTTTTCCCGGCCGATTTTGGCCAGCAGTTGGTCCATTTCGGGATCGCTGTAGAGATACCAGTGTTCTTTGCCTTTTTTGACAAGATAAAGGGGCGGCTGGGCGATATAGACCCGTCCGGCTTCGATCAGAGGTTTCATATAGCGATAGAAGAAGGTCAGGAGCAGCGTCCTGATATGGGCTCCGTCCACATCAGCATCGGTCATGATGATAATGCGGCCGTAGCGGCTTTTTTCCAGATCGAATTCCTCCCCAATGCCGCTGCCGAAAGCAGTGATCATGGTTCTGATTTCTTCGTTATTCAGGATTCTATCCAGACGGGCTTTTTCTACGTTTAGGATTTTACCCCGGAGAGGCAGGATGGCCTGAAACCTTCTGTCCCGGCCTTGTTTGGCCGAACCGCCGGCGGAATCGCCTTCTACCAGATAAATTTCTGTCTGCATCGGATCCCGGCTGGAACAATCGGCTAATTTCCCGGGCAATGCGCTGACTTCCAGCGCTGTTTTCCGGCGGGTCAGGTCTCTGGCTTTACGGGCCGCGTCCCTGGCCCGGGAGGCTAAAATCGCCTTTTCAATGATTTTGCGGGTAACCGATGGATTTTCTTCGAAATGTTCGCTTAATCCTTCCGAGAATAATGTATCCACAATCCCTTTGATCTCGCTATTACCCAATTTGGATTTAGTCTGACCCTCAAACTGGGGCTGCTGGACCTTAAGGCTGACCACACCGGTCAAACCTTCCCGCACATCTTCTCCGCTCAAATTTTCGTCATTTTCCTTCAGCAGGTTGAGTTTGCGGGCAAAATCATTCATGGTCCGGGTCAGGGCCGTTTTAAAGCCGCTGAGGTGGGTGCCGCCTTCCTGAGTGTTAATATTATTGACGAAGGTAAAAATGTTTTCATTATAGCTGTCGTTATACTGGAGGGCAATTTCCACCACCGTGGTGTCTTTGATCCCTTCCACATAAATCGGTTTAGGGTGCAGCACATCCTTGCTGTGATTGAGATGTTCCACAAAGGAAACAATGCCGCCTTCAAAACAAAACTCCCGTGACTCGCCGGACCGTTCATCCGTCAGGGTAATTTTAAGCCCTTTATTGAGAAACGCCAACTCCCGCAGGCGATGTTTCAAGGTGTCAAAACTATAAACCGTCTCCTCAAAGATCTGAGCATCCGGTTTAAAAGTAACGGTAGTGCCGGTTTCGGTTGTTTCGCCGATTTGTTTCATTGCCTGAGACGTATAGCCCCGCTCAAAGCGCATCTGATAAATTTTCCCCTCGCGTTTGACCTGGACTTCCAGCCATTCACTCAGGGCGTTTACCACCGAGACGCCTACACCGTGCAAACCGCCTGATACCTTATAGCCTTCGCCGCCGAATTTGCCGCCGGCGTGAAGTACGGTCATAACTACTTCCAGAGCCGGTTTTCCGGTTTCATGCATACCCACCGGAATACCCCGGCCATTGTCAATAACCGTAATGCTGTCGTCTTTACGAATAATTACGTTCACTTGATCGCAGTATCCGGCTAAAGCCTCGTCAATGCTGTTATCCACCACTTCGTATACCAAATGGTGCAATCCTCGGGCCGACGTACTGCCTATATACATGCCCGGCCGCTTGCGAACGGCCTCCAGTCCTTCCAGGACCTGAATCTGTTCGGCACCGTAGTGGCCGTTGGCGGTCGTGTCTTGTATGCTCATGCTTTACTCCCTTATTTCTATTCCTCTATCTCATCTGCTTCAAAAATCATATGGGCTCGCTTCTTCAACGTCAGAGAAGAGATTGCGGAATAGTAAACTTTTTTGTCCGTCACCACAAAACTTTTCGGATGTCCCATGGATATATCCACAATCAGATGCTCTTCCTGCATGGTCCTCAGAAACTCTGCATTAACCGGTGATACGTTTTCCTTTATATCGTTGATCGTAATGACTTCATTGAGAGGGACAACCGTATCAACGCCCAAATGTAAGAACATGCTTTATCCTCCAAGGTTAGTTGAGAAAGTAGCTCACTTTTGGGGGGCAGAAGCATTTTGGGACGGACGCACCGCCGGCAAGTGATACTTTCCCATTCTATTGATATATTTCAGCGTCTTTTCCAAGGTTTCCCCCGATAGACTGGCTGGCTCCACCCGATAAATCAGCATGGCCAACGCTGATAGTTTGACCTGGTTGTCCGGATTTTGTTCCAGCTGAACCGTCAAAGACTGGATGAGTTCATGTTTGGCCTGGATAAATTCAAAGAAGTCACATTCTATATACTTCCTGCATTCCGTATATTCCATCCATGGCAGCTGCGACAATATTTCTCTAATTTTACCGCGTTTTTTTTGTTTCTGATCAATCATGCATACTGTGCAGCAAACGTTCTCAGGAGGACACAAAGCGCCGCACTGGCGACAGGGATGGTACGACTCCTGTTGTTTGACCTTTTTCCATTTCCATTCCTTTAACAGAATCCGTTCCACTCTACTGCGCAATTCCTGGTCCTTGATGACCGTGATCATATCCTGAATCTGGGACAAATTCTCCCGGTCAAGCTGAATGCAACGCAATTTTTGCCTGATCTCCAGGTCTTGTCCACTATTTTCACGATTTTGAAATTCTTGCAAAGCCGGCAATTTTCCTGCATGAAACCGAATATCTTTTATGGAAACCTGCTTTTGCCCGGTAAACTGCCGGATTTTCTCCAGGATTTGCTCCTTCATCATAGACAGATGATGGGCCCAGACCGGGCTGGATGCAGCCACAAACAGAATTTGATTGCGGACGTGGGTGGGGTAGGCCTGAGATGCGATATCCTGTCCGACGATACTCCCCCAATGGACGATGACCGATTGAGAATTATATTTTTCTTTGATGCCGATTTGCTTGAGAGTACCAGACAAAATATCTTTTAAGCTGTGCACATTCATCACTCCCGCACTGTACCCTGACTTATATAAAAATATTTTCCCTCAATGGTTTTCGGGAAATGGGTAGCGTCGGTGGCCGTAATAAAGGTCTGTATCCGGTCCTTGATAAAAGAAACCAAATGCTCCCGCCGGGAAAGATCCAATTCACTCATCACGTCATCCAGCAATAAAACAGGATATTCGCCGGCTTCGGATTTAATAAATTCCAATTCAGCCAGTTTGACCGCTAAAATGCCGGTTCGCTGCTGGCCCTGGGAACCAAACAGGCGAAGGTCCTTGCCATTGACTGAAAAAGCCAGGTCATCCCGGTGAGGTCCGGCTCCAGTACTGCCTCGGGCAATATCCGCCGGACGCATGACCTTTAGTTTTTCCCGATACCACTGGGTCAGAGCTTCCGTTGATTCCGGCATTTCCTGATTTTCCGCCCCATGAACCAAATAAGCCACCGACAGATTTTCTTTGGCGGCAGTGATCCGTCGGTGCATCAGATTCGCCAGCATATTAAGCCTTTTAACAGCAGCAAGACGTTTTAACGTGACGGCCGCAGCTGCTTTCGCCAGCTGTTCGTCCCAGGTCTCCAGCTGATCCGGCCGGCCATTTTCCCGGATGGATTTCAGCAAGTTGTTCCTTTGCAGCAAAATGCGCTGATACTGTAGCAAATGACGATAATACACCGGACTGGCCTGAGAAATTTCAGCGTCGAGAAAACTGCGCCTGACTGAAGGCGAGCCTTTTACCAGCCATAAATCTTCCGGCGAAAACAGCACTGCATTGAAAGAGCCAATCAGGTCCTTTACTTTCACCGGCGCCTGATTCACGAAGATTTGTTTTCTTT
This region includes:
- the gyrB gene encoding DNA topoisomerase (ATP-hydrolyzing) subunit B; the encoded protein is MSIQDTTANGHYGAEQIQVLEGLEAVRKRPGMYIGSTSARGLHHLVYEVVDNSIDEALAGYCDQVNVIIRKDDSITVIDNGRGIPVGMHETGKPALEVVMTVLHAGGKFGGEGYKVSGGLHGVGVSVVNALSEWLEVQVKREGKIYQMRFERGYTSQAMKQIGETTETGTTVTFKPDAQIFEETVYSFDTLKHRLRELAFLNKGLKITLTDERSGESREFCFEGGIVSFVEHLNHSKDVLHPKPIYVEGIKDTTVVEIALQYNDSYNENIFTFVNNINTQEGGTHLSGFKTALTRTMNDFARKLNLLKENDENLSGEDVREGLTGVVSLKVQQPQFEGQTKSKLGNSEIKGIVDTLFSEGLSEHFEENPSVTRKIIEKAILASRARDAARKARDLTRRKTALEVSALPGKLADCSSRDPMQTEIYLVEGDSAGGSAKQGRDRRFQAILPLRGKILNVEKARLDRILNNEEIRTMITAFGSGIGEEFDLEKSRYGRIIIMTDADVDGAHIRTLLLTFFYRYMKPLIEAGRVYIAQPPLYLVKKGKEHWYLYSDPEMDQLLAKIGRENISVQRYKGLGEMNPEQLWETTMNPEGRTNLQVTLDDAMEADEIFTILMGDKVEPRRKFIEDYAHRVRNLDI
- the remB gene encoding extracellular matrix regulator RemB, whose amino-acid sequence is MFLHLGVDTVVPLNEVITINDIKENVSPVNAEFLRTMQEEHLIVDISMGHPKSFVVTDKKVYYSAISSLTLKKRAHMIFEADEIEE
- a CDS encoding DciA family protein, with protein sequence MHSLKDILSGTLKQIGIKEKYNSQSVIVHWGSIVGQDIASQAYPTHVRNQILFVAASSPVWAHHLSMMKEQILEKIRQFTGQKQVSIKDIRFHAGKLPALQEFQNRENSGQDLEIRQKLRCIQLDRENLSQIQDMITVIKDQELRSRVERILLKEWKWKKVKQQESYHPCRQCGALCPPENVCCTVCMIDQKQKKRGKIREILSQLPWMEYTECRKYIECDFFEFIQAKHELIQSLTVQLEQNPDNQVKLSALAMLIYRVEPASLSGETLEKTLKYINRMGKYHLPAVRPSQNASAPQK
- the recF gene encoding DNA replication/repair protein RecF (All proteins in this family for which functions are known are DNA-binding proteins that assist the filamentation of RecA onto DNA for the initiation of recombination or recombinational repair.), which translates into the protein MRIQTLTLRDFRNYSHLEIAFSPSINIMIGENAQGKTNILEAVYLGAMGQSHRAGDDEDMILWQAAAGSVDMLFVRQDLEHRVQFRLTRGQRKQIFVNQAPVKVKDLIGSFNAVLFSPEDLWLVKGSPSVRRSFLDAEISQASPVYYRHLLQYQRILLQRNNLLKSIRENGRPDQLETWDEQLAKAAAAVTLKRLAAVKRLNMLANLMHRRITAAKENLSVAYLVHGAENQEMPESTEALTQWYREKLKVMRPADIARGSTGAGPHRDDLAFSVNGKDLRLFGSQGQQRTGILAVKLAELEFIKSEAGEYPVLLLDDVMSELDLSRREHLVSFIKDRIQTFITATDATHFPKTIEGKYFYISQGTVRE